Genomic DNA from Dysidea avara chromosome 10, odDysAvar1.4, whole genome shotgun sequence:
gtcattgtgggattgggttatatgtcgtaccatagattatagacaaGTCTATCCATAGTTTAATAGACCACGAAAACAGccataaaacactctagaaacagatgggcacttaacagaattttccgtgatatttttggacttctccgttcatcgtaacaaatgtacatacaacactacattgtatctcccataatcgaattcttttaggtgaatgaatagagtggttaagCACATGTTGGCCTGGTAGACtggtcacccactgcaggctatcgGCCTGAttatgcttggagggagcattgcaaatcaacgatcaaaagtgagatttgtgatgcttgaggtcttttctgctagcaggtttctaaccattttaagaacctgctagcaggtctcttagtggattttaaagacctcattatcctccaaagatcaaagcatattatgcatatcATTTTCTAAATGTCATTTATATGACTTATCAGGTATCTAAGAACATATCcaaattttcaatgaatactTTAAGCTAAATCTTTAATTCAAGTTAGTCTCCTATTTAAAGTCATTGTGTGCCAAACTAAGATAGGCTGCTGTTTTGGCTGCAAGCCCACAAGTTGAAATTTCAAAGGGGTTTCTGGTACCCCAGGAAAAAATAGCTAGTTGAACAAGTTCTTTGTTGTGCATGCACACAGTTTTAGACCTACTAAAACTCATTAGGTGCCTCCATGCAGTACTAAAACAGTAATTCAattataaaattttattatcATCTATAGCTAGCAGGTTATATTAATCAGTTGGTGAATCAGATGCTATACTTAGTTTTAACCTCTTAGCCTTAGGACTGTCCCCTCCACTGCCGTTATCTTCTTCCTACATACAGTTCATGAGGTCACATGATGTACACAGTTCAGTACACACACCTCATCATCAGCTTGACCCTGTAGGATGGCATTGACTGTAGTACCATCTATCCTGAAGTCACATGCAGTGCTT
This window encodes:
- the LOC136237024 gene encoding Fanconi anemia group I protein-like, with the translated sequence MRCIPELIYAIEQFEKELIKLGKKTKENLLSHFKRSTACDFRIDGTTVNAILQGQADDEEEDNGSGGDSPKAKRLKLSIASDSPTD